One Accipiter gentilis chromosome 25, bAccGen1.1, whole genome shotgun sequence genomic region harbors:
- the TMEM260 gene encoding transmembrane protein 260 isoform X4 — translation MSLELSGSYAGGILAAGVFSFSRLTWQWSIAAEVFSLNNLFVGLLMALTVHFEEASTAKERSKISKLGAFCCGLSLCNQHTIVLYIACIVPWVLSRLFRKTELSLGHLLKLGLCFLAGLLPYLYLPASSYLNRARWTWGDQTTFQGFLTHFLREEYGTFNLAKSETGSSMREMLVFQLAQMKSELSLPVLALALVACVSTALPTKQQKSPVIWLFTGMLCLYSLFFAWRANLDITKPLFLGVVERFWLQSSAVVAVLAGLGLASVGSSVLEGSRALPWLEWLSALALVSSQVWANYSACDQSNNYVVDKFARNLLSSMPTSAVILLRGDLPGNALRYVHYCEGMRPDITLVDQEMMTYEWYLPKLAKHLPGVYFPGNRWNPVEGVLPDGTLVFNLHRFLKVNKHKEVFVCIGLHEGDSTWKRSYSLWPWGTCDKLVPSDVMFDPGKWIHLTRNLYNWTEDYGSFKPSSWEAVANEEMWQARMKTAFFIFDLAETASVTAEVKSQLYTFAYTSYKEIVNSHPNHPVNWHKNYAIACERMLRLHRVDVDPETLLSETVKHFLLYTEKVEDDPQRQDILQAVRHLKKELQGLRKMKDLRQGAG, via the exons GCTTTCTGGCTCATATGCTGGAGGAATCCTTGCTGCGGGGGTGTTTTCATTTTCTCGTCTAACATGGCAGTGGTCCATCGCGGCGGAGGTTTTTAGCTTAAACAATCTGTTTGTGGGGCTGCTGATGGCTCTCACCGTGCATTTTGAGGAGGCATCCACTGCAAAAGAGAGATCAAAG ATCTCTAAACTTGGTGCCTTTTGCTGTGGGCTCAGTTTGTGCAATCAGCACACGATAGTGCTTTATATCGCTTGTATTGTGCCTTGGGTTCTCTCCCGGCTTTTCAGAAAGACG GAATTGTCCCTAGGCCATTTGCTGAAGTTGGGTTTATGCTTCTTGGCTGGTTTGCTGCCTTATCTCTATCTGCCGGCTTCGTCCTACCTCAATCGAGCCCGTTGGACATGGGGAGACCAGACGACTTTTCAAGGATTTTTGACCCACTTTCTCAGGGAAGAATATGGGACATTCAATCTG GCCAAGTCCGAGACAGGATCCAGTATGAGAGAGATGCTGGT TTTTCAGCTGGCGCAGATGAAGTCGGAGCTCTCCCTTCCCGTCCTCGCCCTGGCACTCGTGGCCTGTGTGAGCACAGCACTGCC gacaaagcagcagaaatcACCCGTGATCTGGCTTTTCACTGGAATGCTCTGTCTTTATTCCCTTTTCTTCGCTTGGAGAGCAAATTTGGATATTACAAAACCTCTGTTTCTGGGCGTG GTGGAGCGATTCTGGCTGCAGAGCAGTGCCGTGGTggctgtgctggcagggctggggctggcttcGGTGGGAAGCAGCGTGCTGGAGGGCAGCCGGGCGCTGCCGTGGCTGGAGTGGCTTTCCGCTCTCGCTCTTGTCTCTTCTCAAGTTTGGGCAAATTACAG TGCTTGTGATCAAAGCAACAACTACGTTGTTGATAAGTTTGCAAGGAATCTGCTGTCCTCTATGCCCACCAGTGCAGTGATCTTGCTAAGAGGAGACTTGCCTGGGAATGCTCTTCGTTATGTACATTATTGTGAAGGGATGAGGCCGGATATCACCTTAGTGGACCAGGAG ATGATGACTTATGAATGGTACTTACCCAAACTGGCAAAGCATTTACCTGGCGTTTATTTTCCTGGGAACCGGTGGAATCCTGTGGAAGGAGTATTACCTGATGGGACACTTGTTTTTAATCTCCATCGTTTCCTCAAAGTAAATAAACA TAAGGAAGTGTTTGTCTGCATAGGTCTTCATGAAGGTGACTCAACCTGGAAAAGGAGCTATTCGCTCTGGCCGTGGGGTACGTGTGACAAGTTGGTTCCTTCCGACGTTATGTTTGACCCAGGAAAGTGGATTCATCTTACAAGAAATCTCTATAACTGGACTGAAGACTACGGCAG TTTCAAGCCCTCTTCCTGGGAAGCTGTCGCCAATGAGGAGATGTGGCAAGCCAG gATGAAAACAGCTTTCTTTATATTTGACCTTGCAGAAACTGCCAGTGTGACTGCAGAAGTGAAATCACAACTTTACACCTTTGCATACACA TCGTACAAAGAAATTGTCAACTCTCATCCAAATCACCCGGTGAACTGGCACAAAAACTACGCCATCGCCTGCGAGAGGATGTTGCGTCTCCATCGGGTGGATGTGGATCCCGAAACGTTGCTCTCCGAAACTGTGAAACATTTCCTTCTGTACACTGAGAAAGTGGAGGACGATCCCCAGCGGCAGGATATTCTGCAGGCTGTGAGGCACCTGAAGAAAGAGCTGCAGGGGCTGAGGAAAATGAAAGATCTGAGGCAGGGAGCTGGGTAG